Part of the Scomber japonicus isolate fScoJap1 chromosome 6, fScoJap1.pri, whole genome shotgun sequence genome, CAGCAAAGAATGACCGTAGTGTCTTTCACATTTATTCAAGTTTTAATATGTACTATTTGGTTGGTTCTTAGCCCCCCATTTCCAATGAAAAACTTAACCATATACAAGGAGAGAATCATCCTTGAGTGTGCATTAGGATCAGCTATTGGGTTCTGGGCTGTGCTTGGGTACGTAGGCCTACTGGCTGCCTTTTGCTTTGTGTTAGCTGTCCTAGCACGGAAACTACCTGACAATTTTAATGAAGCCAAGCTTATCACCTTCAGCATGCTGATATTCTGTGCAGTCTGGATCACCTTTATACCAGCTTATGTCAGCTCTCCTGGAAAGTTCACTGTGGCTGTTGAGATATTTGCCATTCTGGCCTCCAGCTTTGGACTTATACTGTGTATATTTGCTCCAAAGTGTTTTATAATATTGTTTCAGCCAGAGAAGAACACCAAGaaacatttaatgaacaaaaaTCAATCCTAGGATGTCAGAGGTGTGCAAATAGTGGGGCAACATACAGTACTCATGCTGTGCATATGTAACATAATCCACAAATTTCTAAGATCATTTAAATATTCACTTTTGCAAATACCCATGTAATCTGCATATGCATATTTCTGACAATGCAAATTAGTACTCACCATGTGCTAAAACTTCAGAATAACCAAATAAATGAAGTTCATAACAAAAATGCAAGGTATTGATTTCTTTCgttctgtattttctgtgtgaataatatcaatataataataatatgaattaaaaaatatcGAAAATGGTTAAAAAGAGATGAATGCCAAATGCCAAAATATTAGGGAGCTCAATAATAGCATATTACATGCAGTGTAATAAAAAGATAAGCTGGCTTTATTACAATATATGTCACAATGTTTACTTTTTACtactaattaaaaacattttgcaaTGTATTTTTGCAATGTAATTATCTGATATCTGACATTcttaatttataaatatgtatataaaacagGTATTACACTTTACCTGTGATGAGGTATAGCCTGGAGTATTAACACAATAAGACTTAAGTCTACTTAAGTCTACTAtaacattttttcaaaaaaagTTTGTCCTCTCTTCGTTAATGTGTAcaatcataaaaagaaaaaatttaaAGAGCAACTTAACTTAACCCTCTGAAAATCATGTTTGCTAGCTTCTAGTAATTTAAAAGGGACATATCCTGTAAATTTCCAGATCAATATTAGACCCGAGGGGAGCTATCTATGTGTCGTGGCTGTGCCCAGTTGGCCTTGGCATACTGACTCGACGCTATGACAGCTGGTTCTAGGGATATGGAATATGGGGTCTGCAGTGGAGGCTGCTCATTCATATTGAAAGGAGCCAGAGAAAGTGATGCTATATAAATCAACTGTGTCCTGAAACATCATAATTTGTATGTAACCAGAAAGGCCAGCTAATCTCTCATATTTAACTTCAATATTCTAACATTCAACAAAACTGAGCTTGAACTCTCCTTCAAGCCCTTCATATTGCTTTTGGAGCAAAAGTGGCCCAGCTGCTGTAACAATTTGTAAAAAGATGGAGATTATACTTATTTCTTTTGTACTACAGTCCTGTGTTTTCTCCTCCAACAACAAAACTAtcaagtacatactgtatgacagCTTTTGTATTCATGTATTTCAATGTATAATTACAGTCCAGACTAAACCAGAGCCTCCCCTTAACTGCACTATAGGCTGAATGAAAGTCACACTGTCCAATATGACTGTCTGCTCCTATTTGCATGATAATACAGCAGTTGACCAACCTGATGTGTCCTTTTACATGTGAATGTTTGATGATAGAGTTAAAAGTTGTATAACTCTGTATATTACTCTACAATAAATGAGTTGACGCAATTAGAAGACTCTCAGGTGAAGTCAGGGTCTGCTCTTGTGTTTGATGTGAAACTGAATTGAACTGTTTGCTCAATGCTTGTGTAACTAAAAGTacacttaaaatgtattttaagtagagttttattttatgacaCCTCAGACTTTTTCAGCTTAAAGTGGCTACGGTTGGACAATTAAAACTCTCTGTAATGTACATGGACCTTCATTTCATTATTACACAGAGCAATTTTGTATTAGTGAAATATGACCAGTGTAAGATAAAACAAGTTCCTTAATGACAATATCCCAAGCAGGTCCTAATGTATTTTGATGCTTTAGGTGTAAAACTAGTCTAAAGATGagcttttatattttgttacaaaaacatttttgaagagATGTCTGCAAACTTGCTCCAAGCCGTTCACAAAATGGAGAAGTATGAATCAATCACATGTGAAATGGGGTCGTGAAGAGGAAACTGCTGACTATgagctttaacacacacacgtgactaCCTCATGAAGCTGATTGAGAGAATACCAAGAGTGTGTAAAGCTGTCATCAAAGCAAAAGGTGGCTGCTTTGAAGAatgtaaaacatatttcacacttttttgtgtAGTATGTAGTTCTATATGTGTTATTTCATAATTGTGATATCTTCTCTATTTTtctaaaacatataaaatagtaaaatatgaAGGAAAAGCTTTGAATGAGTGGGCGTATCCAAAGTCTTGACTGGTGCTGTGCATAAGGTAGAACTCACAATGATACTCCGAAGATATATTTGGGAACAAAAACCCCCCAAAGTACACTATATACAGAtgatattttgctgtttttctccGTGTTAACAATCAAAAGAGTCATTTTTGGGCAACCAAATTACAATAGTCACATAAAAAGTGCTTTGATTTCCATGGGGTTATGTGAGGTAGAAGCTGagagaaatgtttttcaaatacTAGCAAGTGtgatcaaataattaaaaaatagaaacatttctttattgCTTCTAGTTTCTTGTGGCTTTATTCTTTACAATTCAGACATTTGAATAGTTAGAAAGACAGTTATTTGATTGTCATATATGGAATATGACAGGTCACTATAAATTAATGCAAAATACAGATTGGTTCAGACTAGgggaacattttattgtttctgttacTTTTATCCTTTGGTTGTGCCTCGACCCATAAttgctttctttgtgtttctctcaggtCTCAGCAGGATTATGTAACATTTTGGTCCAAACAGTGCCACTAAGAGACCGAAACTTGAGGCCAGGATAGCAAATACTTCCACAGCATCTGCATATTTGCCTGGGGAGTTGACATAAGCAGGGACAAATGCCACCCACACAGCACAGAAGATCAGCATGCTGAAAGTGATGAGTTTAGCCTCATTGAAGTTATCTGGAAGATTCCTTGCCAAAAATGCTAGCAGGAAGCTGAGGATAGCCAGTAAGCCAATATAACCCAGCAACACTGCAAACCCAACAGTTGACCCAACTACACACTCATAAACTATCTTGTCGTTGTGGTATTGAGTGTTTTTATGAGGAACTGGTGAGGCAGTGACAATCCAAGCAGTGCAGATTGCTGCCTGAATGCAAGTTAGAGCCAGAACTGTCCCTCTCTGCTGCATAGCGCCAAACCACTTGAGATTGGTTCCACCTCCTAGTTTGGAGGCCTTGAAAACAGCCAGAACAACCATGGTTTTCACCAGGATACatgaaacacaaagtacaaaGCTGATACCAAATGCAGCATGTCTCAGCTGGCATGTCCATAGTCTGGGTCGGCCAATGAACAGCAGTGAACACAGAAAACATAGTTTAAGTGACACCAAGAGCAAGAAACTCAATTCTGAATTGTTGGCGCGTACCATGGGTGTGCTGCGATGATAGGTGAAGATCCCCAGGATAAAGGCACAGATAAATGTGCCCAGCAATGAGGCGGTTGTCAAGCAGATACCCAGAGGCTCATGGTAAGAGAGAAACTCAGTTTTCTTTGGAACACAGCGGTCACGCTGGGGGCTGGACCAGAAGTCCTCTGCACAACTGGTGCACTCCATGGAGTCTAGTAAAAAAATATGGAAAGAAtctattttttctgtatttttctttcaactAGTTGGACGAACTAATGCAGCCACAAAAACATAATCCCTCCCACCTGGGAACAGTGTCTCAGAAATTGGATACCACAGCCAGGGATGCTTTTTCTTCAATACCAAGTGGGCATTCCTAAATACAAGTTACTACTCCACATCATAtcacaaaatgttaaactaataCCAACCAGTTTGATTGCTGAACATTCCCTCAGAACAAGGGATGCAGTCAAAACAGCACACAGGCTGCCCCTTCTTTCTGGCCATGCGGGTACCCGGAGGGCAGCTCTCACTGCAAACTGACCTGGGTGGCTACAGGGAAAGTAGTGTTAGTTGTGTTATTCTATCTAGACcatttgatgcttttattgtATGCCatacaaaagcaaaaacaacaataaacacaagTTACCTTTTTGAAGTTAAAGTTCCAGTAGATTTTGCTTTCATCTAGTGTGAGCTCTTCACCTTTGAAGGCTGACTTCTTAACCACACCCACACTTTGAACTTGTGTTTGTCCATCAGGAAGCCACTTCCAGTTCATGATATCATAGATTGGTAAGGCATCACCATTCTCATCAAATGACACTTGATCACCAAAGGGTGTGGTGAAATTGACCTTTTCCAAGTAATACATAAGCTATGACAGGATGAGATAAATAATACATAGCTTGACAGACTCCATCAGGATAAAGTACTGCTCCTGATTGGACATATGCTATTACAGGGTCTGATTGACAGGTTCATGATATTGTTTAAATCAAGTGTACTAAAACAATGATATTTAGGGTCTTTAAATGTTATTCTTTTCTCTTGCAACTTCTTGGGTTAAAAGTCTGTCTTCTACTCTAAGACAACCAGGGCATTGAAACCAACCTACCAATGTAataattaaaagtgtgtttgcTCAAACATACTTTATAATGAAAATCTATTACAGATAATACAGTACCCctatgctgtttttaaaacataacCAGTGTAAATTGATGTCACACCTGCCACGGCTCCAGTCTCTGTAAAGTGGCACAGCTACGCCCTCTGAAAGGCCCTCTGCCAGGCACACACTGCATCATGTCATCAAGGGCATATGCTAAGGCATATACAGCCTTGTAAATGTTGTACTCAGGTCTGAGATTAGACACATCCAAAAACTCAGTCTCCACATCCTCTAGATCTTCATCTCCAGTGCATAGCATTCCCCTAGCTTCCTTCCAACCTGCTGGAGGTGGTGCGAATCTACACTGAAATGTGTGTTCCCAAAATTGCTTCACCTGAAATGAatcaaaaaatgtcttttaaaataaataatgacaatatATTATTCTTGCAATTTGTCATTGTATTGTAAGGTTAAACTCTCACCATGCTATTTTCATAGCCACTGTGGTTTTGGTCAGGATGAATTCTTAACAGGAAATCTCTAAGGCCAGTTATTTGTCCATGACGGATGGCTATTCCTAGTGTGCCACCAAGGTACGGCATGAAGGCAGGCGTCTGAAGTCCATCAATTAATGTCCAGGCTTCACTGGCAACCCATTGCAGGCCTGTCACATTCTGCTTCACCACCTGTGCAATGCATTATATGCATCTCTGTTCAGACTTCTGTGAAACAGATGCTGTAACAATCTATACAACTACAGTCTATTTTCTATTATGCAGTGAATTACAACAAAATTACACAATAACATAGCTGACTCACTTAGTGATAGTGAGAGGCACACATATAATTAAATTTCTAAAAGCAAGGTCATTCATTTAAATTAGTCTGTTGAGATTGTAATTTTACCACACCAATGTTTCCAAGTGATTCACATTACTATTTATATGCAATTTTGGTTAGATGACAATTCACATAATTTTGGTCAATTAATAAAAGGGACATAAATGAATTCCCTGCTATAGGTCCAAAGATAGCATTTTTTGTTAATCCCAAACCTCTTGCATGAGTTGAATCATATGCATCTGATGTGCAAACACAATGACCACTCGAGCTGTGGACTTCTTCATCATATCCACAATCCTTTTGTACTCCTTTGAATCATTGCCCCAGGGCAAAACCTCTAAGTAGGCCAGACAACCTCCACTAGACTGAGCCAGGTCTGATTGGAAGGAGCGGGCAGCATGCAGTCCATAGTCATCATCACTGACCAGCAGACCTGCCCAGGTCCAGCCAAACCATTTTAGAATCTGAATCATGGCATGCACCTATTtgaaaacagagaggagggattAGTGTATAGGCTGGGATATTCTTTTAGTGTACATTTTCCAATACGTGACTCACAACTGAATCATAGTTCTTTAATCCCATTAAACTTTTTCACTTAAATCTATATTGTTTCATTGATGCACAAAACAAATATGCACAAAGATGCATTTGAttggaaaacatattttcaagCTTGTTATACCTTAATTAAGAGATACACTAttttgcagtattacagtattttacagtatatCACCTGGAAAGCATCACTTGGGATTGTTCTAAAGAAGGATGGAAACCGCTGCCGATCATTCAGGCAAGAACATGTGGCAAAATAACTCACCTATAgtgtaaagaaaaatacatactGTGAATGGGTTATGTATCTCAtgaaaattattaataatttttcaaatattttactttaatcaAGTACAACACATCAAAAGCTAACATGAAATTAACGACAGGAAACTTACAATGGGCAGTCTGAATAAACCTAACACATTGGAGGTGGCAATGGAAAATGTCGAGAAGGGATCACCTACAATCCCTAGGACTGGAGGGGTCCCTAAACAAGTCTCCTGTAGTGGGAACCCCTCTTCTCGGCCGCTAGCCAGCGACAAAGCAGCACTGAACCCAATACCAAGCGTAGCACAGTTGTCGTAAAGACTGTATCCCAGAGTCACATTAGTTAGAAGATTGGAGTTTCTGTTTATCTCATCAATAGCAAAGGCCATGGTCATAGCATGCCTGAACCCTGGGGGGTCAAAGCTaacacacacaatgtcactATTAATCACTAAAAATGTAATACAGTATTTCCAATAATCTGCACATGATGTGTGATTTTGATACTTACCCTTGGCAGCTGGGCTGATGTGGCTTTGAGGTGAACGTCAGCTCAGGAAAGACAGAGCTATAGTGGACTTCAAACAGCCCACCCAGAATCACATCTCCAACCTTGTGCATCCCATTAAGATTAAACTGCCGTCTTAATTTACAAgatgaggaaagagaggaagactcagaaaataaaaaatagtagTAGGACAAAATCAAGATCATGTAGATACACAAGAGCAAATATTCCCCCATAACTGCCCTCCTCACTCTTGTATCTCATCTTCATGCATGGGTACTTAACTTTATATGCAGGGTTACATCGTCCCTTTTCGTCATTGCTGAATATTTCATACCACCCATTTGGGCATACACAGCAGAGGGGGATGGGCATAATACACCTTTCAAAATAATTGACACATTAGCAGTATTTTCACAAAAATAACCATAACTATAGCGTCAGTGGTAACACAGGTTTTGTACCAGACCAGTGTGGTGAAGAAAGGACTGAGCCTGGAAGGCAAATCTCAATTTACGAGTTTGCATTCACAATCTCACCTATGGCCACAGGCTATGTTCACAGTCATAGACagcaaaaaataagaaaaaagaaagaaagaaagaaagaaagaaagaatctaactcatgaatatactgtatgtcaaggTTATTAGTTAATGCTGAGGAATTATAAAGAGCAGCctttgatttgttttagttttttttgtttgttttaactctGTCAGCTACACCATATTGTATGGACAGAAAATAGTATATCGTTATTGATGTAATGCTAGCCTAAATATTCTTGactgtttgatgtttttaatcaaattagattaagatttagattttataatctaaacacatctttaaaaaaagaaacatagcTAAGTAAGTTAGGTTAACTATCTCATTGTAAAAATAGATAAGATTTAAACAGATCCAGAAGAAGAGTGAATACTGGATTTACATTAGTTAACtggaaagaaatacaaacagaTGTGAGCGTAATGATTTGTTCAAACATTCATCGTAACAGCtctataaaatgataatatgTCAACAGCCATCAAAAAAGACTtaagcagctttaaaaaataggaaaaaaatattttttactacaACAGCAACAACTAAATTGTTTTCCATCTCTGAGGGTTATGAGctaaaatgtactgtatgagtTACTCATTTACaatttcttttcatatttgatACCTGAGGGACTGTAATcaggcaaaaaaacaacaaatgaaagaaCATGCAATAACATTGGAAgactcagtttttatttcatgtttatttacaACTTCTAATTTCTTCAGGCATCATTCTTCCACCTAAATAAggttatacattttaaaaaaggtggtgatttttgtttgtcttttcatgAGCAGTCCATACAGTAGTTGGATAAATTACAGTTCTCATGGCTTGGTGGTACCTCGACCCATGAttgctttctttgtgtttctctcaggtCTCAGCAGGATTATGTAACATTTGGGGCCAAACAGTGCCACCAAGAGGCCAAAACTGGAGGCTAGGATAGCAAATACCTCCACCGCATCTGCATATTTGCCTGGGGAG contains:
- the LOC128359910 gene encoding extracellular calcium-sensing receptor-like, translating into MTKRDDSSSLSSSCKLRRQFNLNGMHKVGDVILGGLFEVHYSSVFPELTFTSKPHQPSCQGFDPPGFRHAMTMAFAIDEINRNSNLLTNVTLGYSLYDNCATLGIGFSAALSLASGREEGFPLQETCLGTPPVLGIVGDPFSTFSIATSNVLGLFRLPIVSYFATCSCLNDRQRFPSFFRTIPSDAFQVHAMIQILKWFGWTWAGLLVSDDDYGLHAARSFQSDLAQSSGGCLAYLEVLPWGNDSKEYKRIVDMMKKSTARVVIVFAHQMHMIQLMQEVVKQNVTGLQWVASEAWTLIDGLQTPAFMPYLGGTLGIAIRHGQITGLRDFLLRIHPDQNHSGYENSMVKQFWEHTFQCRFAPPPAGWKEARGMLCTGDEDLEDVETEFLDVSNLRPEYNIYKAVYALAYALDDMMQCVPGRGPFRGRSCATLQRLEPWQLMYYLEKVNFTTPFGDQVSFDENGDALPIYDIMNWKWLPDGQTQVQSVGVVKKSAFKGEELTLDESKIYWNFNFKKPPRSVCSESCPPGTRMARKKGQPVCCFDCIPCSEGMFSNQTEDFWSSPQRDRCVPKKTEFLSYHEPLGICLTTASLLGTFICAFILGIFTYHRSTPMVRANNSELSFLLLVSLKLCFLCSLLFIGRPRLWTCQLRHAAFGISFVLCVSCILVKTMVVLAVFKASKLGGGTNLKWFGAMQQRGTVLALTCIQAAICTAWIVTASPVPHKNTQYHNDKIVYECVVGSTVGFAVLLGYIGLLAILSFLLAFLARNLPDNFNEAKLITFSMLIFCAVWVAFVPAYVNSPGKYADAVEVFAILASSFGLLVALFGPKCYIILLRPERNTKKAIMGRGTTKG